The genomic region GTATCTACTAGTGGCATTATTTAATTTAGTATAGACAACGGGTAAGTATTCCGGATTGATATGAATAAGAACCCCTTTGATAAGAACAAGATCCCAGTGACGCGGTTGACAAAATTCAAGTATTGATTCTGAATATACATGCTCTGCAGGAATGACATTGGTTAGTTCTCTGGCGGCCTGTTGATTAATCTCAATTCCGTGCAAATCAATGCCAGGGTAAAGCAATTTGAGAGCCTTTAGATTCATGCCAATGTTAGCGCCAAACTCTATACAGTTTCTTATACCCTTAGCGGCGTAGAGCGTTCTTGAGAAAAAGGCTAAGTTAGATGCAAGCAATTGTTCGCTTTGATTACGCTGAATATAGTCTGTACCAAAATCACCTGCCCAAAATTGTTCTTGCTGTGTTTTATAGTTCATGTTTATACTCCAAGGGTCATTTCCAATCTGCAATAACAAATTATGTATATTCTCAATCAACAATTTTTTCGCCTAATTCCGAGAAATTCTAATCACCTCAGAAGATCTTTCTAGCGTTTAAATTATTTGGAGACTATCCTTTTACCACCTG from Cylindrospermopsis curvispora GIHE-G1 harbors:
- a CDS encoding pseudaminic acid biosynthesis-associated methylase, with the translated sequence MNYKTQQEQFWAGDFGTDYIQRNQSEQLLASNLAFFSRTLYAAKGIRNCIEFGANIGMNLKALKLLYPGIDLHGIEINQQAARELTNVIPAEHVYSESILEFCQPRHWDLVLIKGVLIHINPEYLPVVYTKLNNATSRYLLIAEYYNPSPVAIPYRGHLDRLFKRDFAGEILDRYPEFSLVDYGFFYRRDPNFPQDDITWFLLEK